A portion of the Acidobacteriota bacterium genome contains these proteins:
- a CDS encoding DUF4147 domain-containing protein, whose product MGVPTTSASTRFDDARAVYEAALDAVSPERLFKKNLSREGAVLRVKDETVDLSDVDCIYLFAVGKAAPHMAARALPLIEDKLESGVVLTREIESRREGRIDYLPASHPLPDERSLAAARAILGLSEKAGERDLVLLLLSGGGSAQLCLPAEGLSLVDKRRTTDALMKAGAGIGELNTVRKHLSGVKGGRLARTAAPACVVTLVISDVIGNDLGTIASGPTHGDDSTWADARAVLDARNLWASVPEAVRRAVEEGERGERPETLKKNDPVFDRVRNHIIGDIRTALDAAAARARELGFETFPLTDADSGEAREAARKYVAFLKSLACSLRRAPRPMCFLAGGEITVTVTGKGKGGRNTEFVLAALREIEKEGLGDLDWLVLSLGTDGIDGPTDAAGAWIDPATAGRGRKAGLDIDRFLDDNDSYSYFEKAGGLIVTGPTPTNVMDLRVFLIG is encoded by the coding sequence ATGGGTGTTCCAACCACATCCGCATCGACCCGTTTCGACGACGCCCGCGCCGTCTATGAGGCGGCGCTCGACGCCGTATCGCCCGAAAGGCTTTTCAAGAAGAATCTGTCCCGCGAGGGGGCCGTTCTTCGCGTGAAGGACGAGACGGTCGACCTTTCGGATGTCGATTGTATCTATCTCTTCGCCGTCGGAAAAGCGGCGCCGCACATGGCCGCCCGCGCTCTTCCCCTGATCGAAGACAAGCTTGAGAGCGGCGTCGTTCTGACGCGCGAGATCGAATCCCGCCGCGAGGGACGCATCGATTATCTTCCCGCCTCCCACCCGCTTCCCGATGAGAGGAGTCTGGCTGCGGCCCGGGCCATTCTCGGCCTGTCCGAAAAGGCGGGGGAACGGGATCTGGTTCTGCTTCTTCTTTCCGGAGGCGGCTCGGCCCAGCTCTGCCTTCCGGCCGAAGGCCTTTCGCTCGTGGACAAACGCCGGACGACGGACGCCCTGATGAAGGCGGGCGCCGGAATCGGCGAACTCAATACCGTCCGCAAACATCTCTCGGGCGTCAAGGGCGGGCGGCTGGCCCGGACGGCCGCTCCGGCCTGCGTCGTCACTCTCGTTATTTCCGACGTCATCGGAAACGACCTCGGCACCATCGCCTCGGGGCCGACTCATGGGGACGATTCGACCTGGGCCGATGCCCGCGCCGTCCTGGACGCGCGGAATCTGTGGGCCTCCGTGCCCGAAGCCGTCCGCCGAGCCGTCGAGGAAGGGGAGAGGGGCGAGAGGCCTGAGACCCTGAAAAAGAACGACCCGGTTTTCGACCGCGTCCGGAATCATATCATCGGCGATATCCGGACGGCTCTCGATGCGGCGGCGGCCCGGGCCCGGGAACTGGGATTCGAAACTTTCCCCCTCACGGACGCCGACTCGGGAGAAGCCCGTGAGGCCGCCCGGAAATATGTCGCTTTTCTCAAGTCCCTGGCCTGTTCCCTGCGGCGGGCGCCCCGGCCGATGTGTTTTCTTGCGGGCGGGGAGATCACGGTGACCGTGACAGGGAAAGGGAAAGGCGGCCGCAACACGGAGTTCGTCCTGGCCGCGCTCCGGGAAATCGAAAAAGAAGGGCTGGGGGATCTTGACTGGCTTGTCCTGAGCCTGGGAACGGACGGCATCGACGGCCCGACGGATGCGGCCGGGGCCTGGATCGATCCGGCGACGGCCGGACGGGGCCGGAAAGCCGGGCTCGACATCGACCGCTTTCTCGACGACAACGACTCCTATTCCTATTTCGAAAAGGCCGGCGGGCTCATCGTCACCGGGCCGACGCCGACCAATGTCATGGACCTCCGTGTTTTTCTCATCGGCTGA